GGGGCTTCGACGGGCGGGCGCATACCGGGGAGATGCTGGTCAACGCCTCGGTGGCGGAGCAGGTGACCGGGATCTTCGGCCGGTTGTTCGCCGCGCGGTTCCCACTGGAGGAGATGCGGGTGACCAGGGCGGAGGAGCTGGACGCGGCGCCGACCGGGGACGGGAACAACACCACGGCCTTCGTCTGCCGCCCGATGCGCGGGAAGTCGAGCTGGTCGGCACACGCCAAGGGACTGGCCATCGACGTGAACCCGTTCTGCAACCCCTACCACTCCGGGGAGGTGGTGCTGCCGGAGCTGGCCTCCGCCTACCTGGACCGGTCCCGGGTCCGGCCGGGGATGTTGCTGCCCGGTGGGCCCGCGGTCGCGGCGTTCCGGGCCGCAGGCTGGACCTGGGGTGGTACCTGGACCGACCCGGTGGACACCATGCACTTCTCGGCGACGGGGCACTAACTATGGGCGGACTGCTGGTGGCCGGGACCACCTCCGACGCGGGCAAGTCGACCGTGACCGCGGGCCTGTGCCGGTGGCTGGCCCGGCAGGGGGTGCGGGTCGCGCCGTTCAAGTCGCAGAACATGTCGAACAACTCGATGGTCTGCGCGGACGGCGCCGAGATCGGGCGGGCGCAGTGGCTGCAGGCGGTGGCCGCGGGGGTGGAACCGGAGTCGGCGATGAACCCGGTGCTGCTGAAACCGGGCGGGGACCGGCGCAGCCATGTGGTGCTGCGCGGCCGCCCGTGGGGTGAGCTGGCTGCCGGTGAGTGGGCGAACGGCAGGCGGGCACTGGCCGAGGCGGCATACCAGGCGCTGGCGGAGCTGCGCGAGCGGTTCGACGTGGTGCTGTGCGAGGGCGCTGGCAGCCCGGCCGAGATCAACCTGCGCTCCGGGGACTACGTGAACATGGGCCTTGCCCGGCAGGCGGACCTGCCGGTGCTGCTGGTCGGCGATATCGACCGGGGTGGGATGCTGGCCGCGATGGCGGGCACGCTGGCCCTGCTGGACCAGGCCGACCAGCGGCTGTTGGCCGGCTTCGTGGTGAACAAGTTCCGCGGCGACCCGGAGCTGCTCCGGCCTGGGCTGTCCACACTGGAGGAACTGACCGGGCGGCCGGTGCTCGGGGTGCTGCCCTGGCTGCCCGATGCCTGGCTGGACTCCGAGGACTCGCTGGCGCTCGGTGGCTGGTCGGCGGACGCTTCGGGCAGCCTGCGGGTGGCCGCCGTCCGGCTGCCGAGGGTGTCCAACGCCACCGACCTCGACCCGCTGGCCGCCGAGCCCGGGGTGTCGGTGACGGTGACCGCGGACCCGGACCTGATCGCCGCGGCGGATCTCGCGGTGCTGCCCGGTACCCGGGCCACCGTGAGCGACCTGGCCTGGCTGCGCGAGCACGGGATCGACTACGCGATCCGCAAGCGGGCCGCCGAGGGCAGGCCGGTGCTCGGGATCTGCGGCGGCTACCAGATGCTCGCCGGCACCATCGCCGACGAGGTCGAGTCGGGCGCGGGCACCGTGCCCGGGCTGGGGCTGCTACCCACCGCGGTGCGGTTCACCCAGGAGAAGGTGCTCGGCAGGCCGTCCGGGCACTGGCGGGGGCAGGAGGTGACCGGCTACGAGATCCACCACGGCCGGGTGCGCCTTACCGGCGAAGCGGAACCCTTCCTGGACGGGTTCCGCAGCGGCGCAGTGTGGGCGACGATGTGGCACGGCGCGTTCGAGCGGGACGGCTTCCGGCGGGCCTGGCTGGCGGAGGTCGCCGCGCAGGCCGGGGTGTCCTGGGAGCCGGGCGACGCGCCGGGGTTCGCCGCGCTACGTGAGTCCATGGTGGACCGGTTGGCCGACGCGGTCGAGGAGCACCTCGACGGCGCCGCGCTGCTGGAGCTGATCGAGCGGGGCGCGGACCCCGAGCTGCCGTGGGTGCGGCTGAGCACCGGTTGAGCACCGGGAACAACGGGGATGCGCCCCGGGTTGCCGGGTAGGGACAGACGAGCTGACGAGGTAAGGAAAGCACCGTGCCGCACTACGACCTGGTGATCGTCGGTACCGGATCGGGGAACTCGATCCTCGACCCACGTTTCGCGGACTGGAAGGTCGCGATCGTCGAGAAGGGCGTGTTCGGCGGCACCTGCCTGAACGTCGGCTGCATCCCGACGAAGATGTTCGTGCACACCGCGGACATGGCGGCGGCACCGGCGGCGAGTGCCCGGCTCGGAGTGGACGCCGAGCTGCGGGGCGTGCGCTGGCGCGAGGTGCGGGACCGGATCTTCGGCCGGATCGACCCGATCGCCGAGGGCGGCCGGGAGTACCGCACGCGGCATGCGGACAACGCGAACGTCACGGTCTACCAGGGCGAGGGGCGGTTCACCGGGCCCAAGGAGATGGCCGTCTCCCTCGCCGACGGCACCGCCGTCGAGCCGGTGACCGCGGACCGGTTCGTGCTCGCCGCGGGCGGGCGGCCGACCCTGCCGGACGTGCCCGGCCTCGCCGAGGTCGGCTACCACACCTCGGACACCGTGATGCGCATCGACGAGCTGCCCGCCAGGGCGATCATCCTGGGCAGCGGGTTCGTCGCCGCGGAGTTCGCGCACGTGTTCGCCTCCTTCGGCGTCCAGGTCACCGTGGTGGCGCGCTCCGGGGCGCTGCTGCGGTCCGAGGACGAGGATGTCAGCTCCCGATTCACCGAGCTGGCCGCGAACCGGTTCGACGTGCGGCTGAATCGCGACACCCTGGCCGCCCGGCACACCGAGGGCGGCGGAATCGCGCTGGACCTGAACGCCCCGACCGGGCAGGAGACCGTCGAGGCCGACCTGCTGCTGGTGGCCACCGGGCGGCGCCCCAACTCCGACCTGCTCGATGTCGCCGCCACCGGGGTGTCCACCTCGGCGGACGGCCACGTGCTGGTGGACGAGTTCCAGGGCACCGGGATCGATGGCATCTACGCGCTGGGCGACATCTCCTCCCCGCAGGAGCTCAAGCACGTCGCCAACCACGAGGCCAGGGTGGTGCAGCACAACCTGCTGCACCCGGACGAGCGGGTCGCCGCGGACCACCGGTTCGTGCCGCATGCGGTGTTCAGCTCCCCGCAGATCGCCTCGGTCGGGCTGACCGAGCGGCAGGCCATCGCCCGCGGCGTCCGGTACGTCACCGCCACCCAGGACTACGCGGGCATCGCCTACGGCTGGGCGATGGAGGACACCAGCGGGTTCGCGAAGTTGCTCGCCGACCCGGTCACCGGGCAACTGATCGGCGCACACATCATCGGGCCGCAGGCGTCCACCGTGATCCAGCCGGTGATCCAGGCGATGAGTTTCGGCCTGGACGCCCGCAGCATGGCCCGCGGGCAGTACTGGATCCACCCCGCCATGCCCGAGCTGATCGAGAACGCCCTGCTCAACCTCCCCCTCGACCCGCCAACCGAAATGCCCTGAACGGCACTATCGGGACGTACAACGACGCGAACGGCACTTTTGGGACGTCTAACGTCTCGTACGCCACGTTCAGGGCCTCGTAGGCTGGCGGGGTGGCGGTCAGTTGCCGTCGGAGCCGGGGGCGGGAGGATCGTCGGCCAGCCGCTCACGGAGGTCGGCGATCTCCTCCCGCGCGGCGGCGAGCCGCTCCTCGAGACCGAGGATCCGGCCGGCGGCGGCCAGGGTGTGCCCCTCATCGAACAGCTCCCGTAGCCGCGCTACCGCCGCCAGCTGCCTGCGGGAATACCGCCGGTGCCCGCCATCGGACCGGGCCGGGCGCACCAGGTCGGCGCTGTCCAGACTGCGCAGGAAGGCCTGCTGCACACCGAGTACATCGGCGGCCTGCCCGGTGGAGAACGTCGGATAGTCCTCGTCATCGAGCTTGCCAAGGTCGGCCACGCCGGAACTCCTTACCCATAACGTCGAGCCGACATTAGCTACGTCGGCCACTTGACACAATCTACAGTCACGACTATAAGAAAAGTGGACGCAGTGAGATGTGACCTGGTGCGGACGAACGAGTTGGTACCGGAGTGACCGCGAATGCTGCGAAGGGCTAGTGACATCGAACGGGTGGACCGCACCCATGGTTCGCTCGCCGAACTGGTGTGCGCGGACCAGGAATGGCTGCACGCCGAGTTCGACGCCATCGTGGCCGCGAACTTCGGTGCGGCCGCACCGGACCGCGCCCAGCCACCGGCCGGACCGCGCCAGCTGGACCTACCGAGCCCACACGTGCCGGCCTCCCCGTTCCGGCCGGTATCCATGCTGCCCACCCCGACGACTCCGCCGGGCAGGCAGCACCGGCCACGGCAGCGGTCCCCTCCGTCGGCCGGTCGAACGTTTCGCTCGTCGAGTCCCAGGCAGCTGACGAAAGGCAGGTGATGTCGCCTTCCAGGCACCCACGCTCATGTCGTCCCGGACTGGGACATGGATCGTTGCTCGTTGAAGGTCAGCCCCGCCGCGATCGGTGCGGCGGGGCTCGTCATGGCTCAGGGACTCATCAGGACCCGGATAGGTAAAACCTGCACCGTCGGGAACAAGAAAACTAGTTTGAACGTTGTAGATATCGCCAGGTTCGGCTTCCACGTTCGGAAACCGTGAGTCCGGAGACAGCGAAGGAGGCAGCGGAGATGTTGATGCGCACCGATCCGTTCCGTGAGCTTGACCGGCTGAGCCAGCAGTTCTTCGGCACCACCGGCACCCGGGCCCGCCCCACCGTGATGCCGATGGACGCCTACCGCTCCGGCAACGAGTACGTCGTGAGCTTCGACATTCCGGGCGTGCGCCCGGAGTCCATCGACCTGGACGTCGAGCGCGATGTGCTGACCGTGCACGCCGAGCGCCCAGCGGACTTCGGTGAGGACACGGAGGTCCAGGCGGCCGAGCGCCCGCGGGGCGTGTTCAGCAGACAGCTGTTCCTCGGCGACACCCTGGACACCGAGAACATCGCCGCGACCTACGACGCCGGCGTGCTGACCGTGCGGATCCCGGTGGCCGAGCAGGCCAAGCCACGCAAGATCGCGGTCGGCGGCGGCTCCGACCGCAAGGAGATCAACCCCTGAGGAGCGGTTCATCCGAAACGAGTCCGGAGAAGGGAGGTGAGCAGGATGGACACTGGGCACGACGGCGCGCGACTGCGGGTCGCCCTGGACGAAGCGCGCAGGCTGGTCGACTACACCGGGCGCGAGGTCACCACGAGCGCACCGGGCCCCGTCGCGGCGCACGCGGTGGTCGAGGGTGTCCACCATCTCGCGAGCGCCCTGGCCGGACTGGTGAACGCGTTGATCGAGCGGGTCCCCGCGGCCGTCGCCGGAAGCGGCCGGGACGAGCACGCGGCCAACGAGGTGGTGGCCGACCTACGGGCGATGCACGGCTGCCTGACCACCGGGGTGCTGCTGCTCGAACCCACCCTCGACGATCTGCACGGTCTGGTCAGGCAGCGAGCGGACGGCGAACCCGATGGTGCGGCCACGGCCGTACCGGATGCCCCGTTCCCCGACTGACCAAGTCAGACGTAGCGGGGACGGCCGGCCAGCCAGCCGGCGACCAGCTGGACGGAGAGGGTGCCGAGCAGCATGGCGAACGGGGCGGTCCAGCCGCCGGTGAGGTCGTGCAGGAAGCCGAAGGCGAACGGTCCCGCGGCGCCGAGCAGGTAGCCGAAGCCCTGCGCCATCCCGGACAGCTGGGCGGTCTCGGCGCCGGTGCGGGCCCGCAGCGCGATGGTGGTGAGCGCCAGCGAGAACACGCTCATCCCGATCCCCAGCAGCACGGTCCACAGCAGCGGTGCCGCCCCCGGCGCCACCAGCAGCCCGATCAGCCCGGCCAGGCCGAACACACCGAGTCCCACGATCCAACCGCTCTGGCTGGCCTGCCGCGCGGCCAGCGGCGGGATGGTCACGCTGATCGGCACCGCGATCAGGGACACCAGGCCGAGCAGCAGCCCGGCCTCGTTGTGCCCGACCCCGGAGTCCATCAGCACCTCGGGCAGCCAGCCGAGCACCACATAGGCGAGGCAGGACTGCAGGCCGAAGAACAGGGTGACGGTCCAGGCGAGCGGGCTGCGCAACAGCGACCGGCGTGGGCCGCCGTCCCCGGCGAGCTTGCCGGTGCCGCTCACCCGCCCGCCGCGCGCGGCGAAGGCCCACACCGCCAGCGCGACCAGGGCCAGCACCGCCCAGCTGCCCAGCGCCTGCCGCCACCCACCGAGCAGCGTGTCCAGCGGCGGGGTGGCCGCCGACCCGAGCGCGCCACCCGCCTGCAGCGCGGCGGTGTAGATACCGGTCATCAGGCCGATCCGGGCCGGGAAGGAGTCCTTGACCACCACCGGCAGTAGCACGTTGGCCAGCGCGATCCCCGCGGTGGCCACCAGGGTGCCACCGAGCACCACCAGCTGCCCGTCCAGCACCCGCAGCACCAGGCCGAGGGCGAGCACCCCGAGTGCGAGCCCGATCGCCCGCGCCATCCCGATCCGCCGGGCCAGCCACGGTGCCGCCAGCCCGGCCCCGGCGAAGCACAGCCCTGGCAGCGTGGTCAGCACTCCGGCCCAGGTCGCCGAGGCGCCCAGCGCGGCCCGGCTCTCCCCGAGCAGCTGGCCGACACTGGTGATCGTGGGTCGCAGGTTCAGCGCGACCAGCACGACCGCGACCGCGAGCAGTGCGCCACCCGCCACCGTCACGGTGCGGTGGCCCGGCATCGGCTCGATGGCACCATCCAGTTCGGCCGCGAGTCCGGAGGTGGCGTGACCGTCCGCGAGATCGCCGGAGATGCGAGACTCAACCGCCATACCAGCTACTATGGCAGACATAGGATGATTGGATGAAGGGATGATCCGGTGGGGAGGGTGACACTGTGCCATTGGCCACGACCCGGCGTTCCGGCCTTGTCGACCAGGTGATCGGCCAGCTGCGCGAAGCGGTGGCGAACGGCGAGTGGCCGGTGGGGCAGCGGATACCGCCGGAGGCCGAGCTGGTGAGCACCCTCGGCGTGGGGCGGAACACGGTCCGCGAGGCGGTCCGGGCGCTCTCGCACAGCGGGCTGCTGGAGGTCCGCCAGGGCGACGGCACCTACGTCCGCGCCACCAGCGAGGTCTCCGGCGCGGTGCGCAGGCTGTGCGGTTCTGAGCTACGCGAGGTGCTGCAGGTACGCAGGACGCTCGAGGTGGAGGGTGCCCGGCTGGCGGCGACCGCGCGCACCGACGCTGAGCTGCGCACCCTCACCGACCTGCTGGACCGCAGGGACCGGGCGCGGCGGGAAAGCAGGGTGGACGAGTTCGTGCATGCCGACGCCGAGTTCCACCTCGCCGTGGTGCGGGCGGGGCACAACACCCTGCTGACCGAGCTCTACCGCGGGCTCACCGAGGTGATCACCGCCAGCGTGGCCACCACCTCCCAGACCGAGCAGCAGCGCGCGGACATCCAGCATCGCGGGCTGCTGGAGGCGATCGCCGCGGGCGATCCGCAGCGGGCGGCCACCGAGGCCGGCGGCTTCCTGGACGAACTGCTGGCCCAGCAGGAGACCCAGGAGACTACGGAAGGGTGAGGATCTCCGCGCCGGACTCGGTGACCAGCAGGGTGTGCTCGAACTGGGCGGTCCACTTCTTGTCCTTGGTGGTGACCGTCCAGTCGTCGTCCCAGATGTCGTAGTCGATGGTGCCCAGGGTGATCATCGGCTCGATGGTGAAGGTCATGCCCTGCTCGATCACCGTGGTCACCGACGGCTCCTCGTAGTGCAGCACGGTCGGCGCGGTGTGGAAGGCGGGGCCGACACCGTGCCCGGTGAAGTCGCGCACCACGCCGTAGCCGAACCGCTTGGCGTAGGACTCGATCACCCGGCCGATCACGTTCAGCTGGCGGCCGGGACGGACCGCCTTGATCGCGCGCATGGTGGCTTCCCTGGTGCGCTCGACCAGCAGCCGCGCCTCCTCGGAGACCTCCCCGGCCAGGAAGGTGGCGTTGGTGTCGCCATGCACCCCGCCGATGTAGGCGGTGACGTCGATATTGCAGATATCGCCGTCCTCGATCACCGTCGAGTCCGGGATCCCGTGGCAGATCACCTCGTTCAGCGAGGTGCAGCAGGACTTCGGAAAGCTGCGGTAACCCAGCGTGGAGGGGTAGGCACCGTGGTCCAGCAGGAACTCGTGCACCACCCGGTCGACATCGTCGGTGGTGTTGCCCGGTTTGACGGCCTTGCCGCCCTCCTCCAGCGCCTGCGCCGCGATCCGGCCCGCCACCCGCATCGCCTCGATCACCTCGGGCGTGCGCACGCCGTTGCCGGTGTCCCGCTTGGGCGCTGGCCGGTCGACGTACTCGGGGCGGGCGATACTGGCTGGCACGGGACGGCGCGGCGACTGCTCGCCGGGCTGCAACGGGGAACGCACGGGCATACCCACCAGCCTACGAGCTAAAAGAGCACCGTCGCGTACCGGCCTACCTGGCTGAACCCGATCCTGCGGTACGCGGCCAGTGCCGGGGCGTTGTAGGAGTTGACGTACAGGCTGGCGGTACGTCCCATCCCGCGGACCAGCCTGCTCACCACCGCGGCGGTGCCGAGGGTGCCGAGACCGTGCCCACGCCGGTCCGGATGCACCCACACGCCCTGGATCTGGCCCACGGTCGCGGACAGCGCGCCGATCTCGGCCTTGAACACGACCTCCCCGCCCTCGAACCGGGCGAAGGCGCGGCCGCCTGCGATCAGTTCGGCCACCCTCGCCCGGTAGCTCGCGCCGCCGTCGCCCGCCCGCGGGTCCACCCCGACCTCCTCGATGAACATCGCGATGGCGGCGGGCAGGTACCGGTCCAGCTCATCCGGGCGGACCGGCCGCACCAGCGGGTCGCCCTGCCGGGACGGCGAGCCGTCCAGTGCGAGCAGCGGCTGGTCCTGGCGCACCTCGCGGGCGGGTCCCCAGTCGTCGGCCAGCTCCTCCCACAGCCCGAGCACCTGCTCGGCCGGTCCCACCAGCGAGGAGCAGGTCCGCTGCCGGCGCAGGGCCCGGTCGGCGAAGGAACGCAACGCGGGCGCGTTGCCCCGCAGCGGGATCAGGTTCGGACCGGAGAAGCAGAGGCTCTGGATGCGGCCCGACCTGCTGGGACGGCTGTCGGCGGCCCACACCTCGCCACCGAGGCGCCAGGGGTCGAGTCCGGCGGCCTCCACCCGCGCGGACACCATGCAGCTGCCGACGGGATCAACGGCAAGCGCGGCACGGACCGCCGGATAGTCCCGATCATCGAGCAGCCGCGCACCTGCAAGCCGCAACACGGTCTCTAGCGTGCCAGATAAACGGCGTAACGGAAAACACAGTCCGTGAGGGTTGAGTAAGACACCGTGGACACGCTGGGTTCCCGCGGCGTCAGGCGCCCCGGTATGTGTCGAATGTCCAGATGTTGCCCTCCGGGTCGGCGATGGCGGTGAGGCGGGAGCCGTGCCCGCTGTCGCCGGGCGGCTGCGACACCGTCGCGCCCGCCGCCACGGCCCGCTCGTGTACCGCGTCCGGGTTGTCGGTGACCACGCACAGGTACTGTTCGCCCGGCGCGGGGCCGGTGGCGCATTCGCTGGCCGAGCTGTACATCACGCCGCCGCCCTCCGGCCACCTCAGCTCGCCGTGCACGACGGACACGCCGTCGTCACCGCGGACGGTCAGGGTCTCGGTGAGGCCGAACACCTCGGTGAGGAAGCGCCGCGC
The sequence above is drawn from the Amycolatopsis aidingensis genome and encodes:
- a CDS encoding mycothione reductase; translated protein: MPHYDLVIVGTGSGNSILDPRFADWKVAIVEKGVFGGTCLNVGCIPTKMFVHTADMAAAPAASARLGVDAELRGVRWREVRDRIFGRIDPIAEGGREYRTRHADNANVTVYQGEGRFTGPKEMAVSLADGTAVEPVTADRFVLAAGGRPTLPDVPGLAEVGYHTSDTVMRIDELPARAIILGSGFVAAEFAHVFASFGVQVTVVARSGALLRSEDEDVSSRFTELAANRFDVRLNRDTLAARHTEGGGIALDLNAPTGQETVEADLLLVATGRRPNSDLLDVAATGVSTSADGHVLVDEFQGTGIDGIYALGDISSPQELKHVANHEARVVQHNLLHPDERVAADHRFVPHAVFSSPQIASVGLTERQAIARGVRYVTATQDYAGIAYGWAMEDTSGFAKLLADPVTGQLIGAHIIGPQASTVIQPVIQAMSFGLDARSMARGQYWIHPAMPELIENALLNLPLDPPTEMP
- a CDS encoding VOC family protein, which produces MNNPGIWPCLRFTDAEAARRFLTEVFGLTETLTVRGDDGVSVVHGELRWPEGGGVMYSSASECATGPAPGEQYLCVVTDNPDAVHERAVAAGATVSQPPGDSGHGSRLTAIADPEGNIWTFDTYRGA
- a CDS encoding CynX/NimT family MFS transporter gives rise to the protein MPGHRTVTVAGGALLAVAVVLVALNLRPTITSVGQLLGESRAALGASATWAGVLTTLPGLCFAGAGLAAPWLARRIGMARAIGLALGVLALGLVLRVLDGQLVVLGGTLVATAGIALANVLLPVVVKDSFPARIGLMTGIYTAALQAGGALGSAATPPLDTLLGGWRQALGSWAVLALVALAVWAFAARGGRVSGTGKLAGDGGPRRSLLRSPLAWTVTLFFGLQSCLAYVVLGWLPEVLMDSGVGHNEAGLLLGLVSLIAVPISVTIPPLAARQASQSGWIVGLGVFGLAGLIGLLVAPGAAPLLWTVLLGIGMSVFSLALTTIALRARTGAETAQLSGMAQGFGYLLGAAGPFAFGFLHDLTGGWTAPFAMLLGTLSVQLVAGWLAGRPRYV
- a CDS encoding MerR family transcriptional regulator; the protein is MADLGKLDDEDYPTFSTGQAADVLGVQQAFLRSLDSADLVRPARSDGGHRRYSRRQLAAVARLRELFDEGHTLAAAGRILGLEERLAAAREEIADLRERLADDPPAPGSDGN
- a CDS encoding Hsp20/alpha crystallin family protein — encoded protein: MLMRTDPFRELDRLSQQFFGTTGTRARPTVMPMDAYRSGNEYVVSFDIPGVRPESIDLDVERDVLTVHAERPADFGEDTEVQAAERPRGVFSRQLFLGDTLDTENIAATYDAGVLTVRIPVAEQAKPRKIAVGGGSDRKEINP
- a CDS encoding GNAT family N-acetyltransferase; this encodes MLRLAGARLLDDRDYPAVRAALAVDPVGSCMVSARVEAAGLDPWRLGGEVWAADSRPSRSGRIQSLCFSGPNLIPLRGNAPALRSFADRALRRQRTCSSLVGPAEQVLGLWEELADDWGPAREVRQDQPLLALDGSPSRQGDPLVRPVRPDELDRYLPAAIAMFIEEVGVDPRAGDGGASYRARVAELIAGGRAFARFEGGEVVFKAEIGALSATVGQIQGVWVHPDRRGHGLGTLGTAAVVSRLVRGMGRTASLYVNSYNAPALAAYRRIGFSQVGRYATVLF
- a CDS encoding cobyric acid synthase, whose translation is MGGLLVAGTTSDAGKSTVTAGLCRWLARQGVRVAPFKSQNMSNNSMVCADGAEIGRAQWLQAVAAGVEPESAMNPVLLKPGGDRRSHVVLRGRPWGELAAGEWANGRRALAEAAYQALAELRERFDVVLCEGAGSPAEINLRSGDYVNMGLARQADLPVLLVGDIDRGGMLAAMAGTLALLDQADQRLLAGFVVNKFRGDPELLRPGLSTLEELTGRPVLGVLPWLPDAWLDSEDSLALGGWSADASGSLRVAAVRLPRVSNATDLDPLAAEPGVSVTVTADPDLIAAADLAVLPGTRATVSDLAWLREHGIDYAIRKRAAEGRPVLGICGGYQMLAGTIADEVESGAGTVPGLGLLPTAVRFTQEKVLGRPSGHWRGQEVTGYEIHHGRVRLTGEAEPFLDGFRSGAVWATMWHGAFERDGFRRAWLAEVAAQAGVSWEPGDAPGFAALRESMVDRLADAVEEHLDGAALLELIERGADPELPWVRLSTG
- the map gene encoding type I methionyl aminopeptidase: MPVRSPLQPGEQSPRRPVPASIARPEYVDRPAPKRDTGNGVRTPEVIEAMRVAGRIAAQALEEGGKAVKPGNTTDDVDRVVHEFLLDHGAYPSTLGYRSFPKSCCTSLNEVICHGIPDSTVIEDGDICNIDVTAYIGGVHGDTNATFLAGEVSEEARLLVERTREATMRAIKAVRPGRQLNVIGRVIESYAKRFGYGVVRDFTGHGVGPAFHTAPTVLHYEEPSVTTVIEQGMTFTIEPMITLGTIDYDIWDDDWTVTTKDKKWTAQFEHTLLVTESGAEILTLP
- a CDS encoding M15 family metallopeptidase, with amino-acid sequence MRVRAGIALLTVGTTVLAGCTDTPPRAAGPAVTNTTPAPATSAAPPDGTTTKGTTAPPSATGWRVGARPLPLRPDGYGEMRPTPPELVERSLPTRDLLPPPRDGRYAATVDPVPAEVLRRSTWQPGCPVAAGDLRYLTMSFWGFDGRAHTGEMLVNASVAEQVTGIFGRLFAARFPLEEMRVTRAEELDAAPTGDGNNTTAFVCRPMRGKSSWSAHAKGLAIDVNPFCNPYHSGEVVLPELASAYLDRSRVRPGMLLPGGPAVAAFRAAGWTWGGTWTDPVDTMHFSATGH
- a CDS encoding FadR/GntR family transcriptional regulator; translation: MPLATTRRSGLVDQVIGQLREAVANGEWPVGQRIPPEAELVSTLGVGRNTVREAVRALSHSGLLEVRQGDGTYVRATSEVSGAVRRLCGSELREVLQVRRTLEVEGARLAATARTDAELRTLTDLLDRRDRARRESRVDEFVHADAEFHLAVVRAGHNTLLTELYRGLTEVITASVATTSQTEQQRADIQHRGLLEAIAAGDPQRAATEAGGFLDELLAQQETQETTEG